The genomic stretch AGCTTCACTATTTGACTCTCTGTGAAGCGTACAGTCTTGAATGAAGATTAATGTTTAACGTCATCCATGCAGTATAAGTAATGACTCCTGTCACAAAATAGAATTAAAACGCTCTAAACAGTAAAAAAAGTCAGATAATCACAACACAGAGTCCCCAAAGATAATCAAAACATATTGAACTGTCACCAAAGACATATTCAACATAAAAGTACAGTCAAAAGGAAAAGTTGACCTACAattgtttaagtttttaaactttGTGACATggacagagagttgtctcattggcactcataccacatcttatttatattaaagcaACATCTctgccaaaacattttttttttattttaaaacgtaatgttgtatatatacatatatcactAATGAAATATAAACTCTGAATCAATATTTCTATGAAAAAAAGTTGTGTATGTTaaaagatttttattaatttttgtttccacTTTTGGAGGGACAGACCCATTTCAAGCCAAATCactctttataaaaaataatcagtgtGTGACAACACAGACATTCATGTGATAAAGATTTGAATGAATGTATTGTTTGGAAGATTaagaatattttcaataaaatgttgaaaTGAAACGtgtagttatgtccctttgtttTAGATTATCGTCCAATAACAGTTATCAATTAATTATTAGTATTGACTAATGAATAGGAACAATTAGAATGCCCAAAATAAGTACATTTATCCTATCTTTATTGAAAGACCCAAGATTCAAAAGTTgtatttttgacaaattattataaatctTTACTTTTAACCAAAACtaacaaaataattgaattcttaaatagttttcaatattttaacagAATAAGGTTTAACTGTAAACAGTAAATATATTATAAGCCAATATCTTtaagaacaatttttaaaaaactcTTCTGcaggatgttttttttaatttattttttagtgGAAGTTCCAaggttaataaaataattatggcCAAAAGATGAAAGAAATGACAGAAACTATCACTACTTGCAGATTTTGAAATGTTGAATCACACTCTGATTCCAAGCATGTTTACACAACAAGGCAACAACAAAAATCTGATTCCAGTTAACATTTGAAATGTTATGTCACTTATAACCATATATAAGTCAAATAATAGATTATCTATATATAGAATAACAATATTGTACTTTACAAGCACCATTCCACAGACAATTTTCTTGACAGTCAAAACATAAATActgtatatcatatatacatgAAAGTAAAGTACATTAGCTTACGAAATGCATATGCATCATTGAAAAGCCCTTCTAACGGTATTGAAGAGaagcaagataaaaaaaaaataaacatgaaaacatgggtacataatatatataaatacataaatataagcaTATTAATAAGTATACCAGgattatgatattttaaaacaaacattgcaCAAAAATtagttattacatttgtatatcaagatatatattaaatatattatcattttataaataaaggaaGACATTCAACAGACATAGAAGAATTAAATAGTTTACAACAGTCTTTTTGTTATTCTTCAAAACCTTTGTTTTCCATTGTTTTccataagtacatgtacatcatcaATTCACACTTGGTAAAAATCGATATCAACTTCAGGTTGGTTCTGACTGATCTCTATCTCTGGTTGAATAATAAGGTTCAGCAACATTTCTCAATAAAGGTGAACGTTCATCACTGTCTATGTGATCTTGGTCTGAGTTATTTGGTGCCTGCGGACGACGTAATCTGCGTAACTTTCTAGGACAGGATGGGAATTCTGGTTTGCCTCGTTCTCTGTAAAATTGTAATCCTGATCCAGTGACAAACAATACTGTCCACACACAAGAAAGGATAATATCTAAAGGATAAACAAAATTCTACATGAATATGTTTATCAATCATACCAATATAGCAAAATTAAAAtggaaatcaaagtttttttaaaggagtaggcCCAGTACCACCCCTTTTTGGcaccaaaaatatagcagttttacaaaattgttagaaTGTCAACTTTCAGCTATCTATTTGAAAgttaaattgagaaaggaaatggggaatttgtcaaagcgacaacaacccgaccatagagcagacaacagcctcTGTTATATAATAtaagctgtttttgacaatacaatgcaaatGTATCCGGAGCTGGCACTATCAAGTCAAGCCAAATATCTGAAATCTtaacaattttatcatttgaatataAACTTATGGAATCGTTTAAAGTAGACACTTATCTGttaaaaaagtgtccaaaatcttgcATTAGATTTAACATCCCCATTCTGACTTGGTGTGGttgtgtatttatatattttgcattttcatTGATGAAAATATAGATGGTTTAACGATCAGACTGTTTGAACAGGTATTTTTTCATTGCCTCTATATTATAAATGACTCATCACCATGACCACTAAGCTATATCTCCTCCGTATACTTGGTTAGTTATATATTTTCTCCGTGTACTAATTAAAACAATCAAGAAGATTGCAGTATTAAGCTAATCACATCAATATATTAACCTTTAATTTCAAAAGGCCCTGTAACTATGACATCCAAGTAACCATCTATGTAGGCATGTCTAAATGTGTTGACAATAATAAATTTCAGGCCAGCTTCTATCCACACATCTATTGTTAGAGTAATCAGAAAACTTCCAATGAAGGCACAGCACAAAATATTCAACTGAAAATAGAATACAAAATATGAACATGATTGAAACACCATAGCAACACGTCAACTGTGCTTTATAAATGAGGAATTAAAAAGTGTGTCACAATGTGTCATTGTGATACATGCAATAGTCAAAATACTGTTAAAGTCCCATTACTCTCATTAAATGGTCAAACCAAAGGATGCAGATGGTATAATTTCTGTTCAATAAAAATGGTGGATAACAACTGTACAGTATAAGAGCTTTCTGTGAAATGGTCGAAAAGAAGTTGgactaacaacatgaacaaggtGTTATTGTCACAATGAAAGTCTCATAACTCTGAAAAGAATCTTCAGACAAACATGGAGGTATAATATGGTCAACAACACCATAGTCACAAAAGTGGAAAACCTGTATTTAATATGTTATTTGTTATGACAGTGATTGACAATTCTATCCTAAACAGGGTATGAAAGAgttctttacattttaaaaaactttGCTCCTGTCAGATTTTCCATTTTCTACACAGATTTTCAAGATATAAGTGACTTCTCAGAATAAACctctattttatatttgaatcattggtggccattttggttggCAACTGAGTCATCAATAACAttattaaactagataccccaaaggaTAATTGGTTGGTTCTTATTAATCCACGAGATTCAGAGAAGACGGTTTTTGTTGGCACCAACCCTTTTTTGAGGGTTGAGAGCCAACAAACTAGAACTAGATAATCCTTGCCACATTgtttatatatgtgcctgtcccaagtctggagcctgtaaaTCAATGGTTGATGTTTGTTGCTGTAAAGTGAttatcatatatgtttttcgttcattatgtTGAACATATATCAGGCTAtcattagttttctcttttggaTTATCTGTAGGGTGACCAAAAATAGTCATCTTACATGTCATTTGAACTCTTGTGGAGagatttttgtttataattaatcATGATGCATGTATTCTACTAGTTTTTCAgaattaatttgaaaaattacacttataaattaaaaagcatattttgtattttgtatttaaaatgagcTGTTTTAAATGTTTTGCCTGATCACTTGTATCCATCTCAgtctaaaataacaaataattgttGACAGTTTTATTTATGGACATTTGGTCATCTTCTAAACACCATATTGGACTCAGATTCAATtcaattcatttaatttttaaagagGATGAAATCCACCATCAATTGTTATATAGACCTAAAAGccatgatttttttgttaaatatttgatcACGCTCTATGACGTCACATGTACAATAACATACCACTCTGGTCCAATATAAAATTAGAACTGGTAATATCAGCACTCCAACAGTGAATGACATGCCATAATTATATCTTGTTGTCCAATACAGCAAATTAcctaaaataaattaatatggtcattttatttttttatttcttacgTATTATAAATTACCTTTGGTCATCTCTACAAAATTGATGTTCTGGCTTGAACAAGTATGGTGAAAGTGAGAAAAAGCAATGAGTTgaaatgaccaatgataatctgtttattgctattttacctatgactcCCTTGTTAATTTAATTGATGTGTGCctttagtttctagcgataatttttcaacTGTCCTGAGAAAGGAAATAATCATTcagtaagattaaaaaaaaattgtaaaaaaaagataatctttgttgatatttaaaataaaagacatTTTATTTGCTCAAAAATATGGTGCTTGAAAGTGACTCGAAAGACATTATTATTATAAAGCACATTAAATGAGATTGTAGACGAGAAACAGCCTCTAATTTTCAAACCATGTATTTACTGCAGGGTTTGTAACTCGTGCTGTGTGGATGCACGAGAATGTGACCCCATGCTTGTAGTGTTTGCccttatatttttacagttaggGATTTTTTGCTTGTCAGAGAACTGTCTGCATCTACTCATATATACCTTAGCCTAACATGGATGTATGGTGAATACCATTTGTGGAAGAAATTCACACCAACAAAAATACTAATGTTAGCTTATGCATATTTTTTCTAGGAATtgtatttattcataaaaattaacCCTAAACCTTTACATCAAAAACACTATTGCAGGAAATGGTAATTCTGGTACATTTCAATTTGACAGCTTTTTGATCTGACGTTTTAGGCTattcaaaatgttgttttttagggttcctttttattattattaaacaacGTCATAAATGTGACTGTTCAAATGGATGCAATATGATTGATACATTTACTTTTTCATAATATCTACCAACTGACAAGATTGTTGCAAGTCACACATTGAAACTTCCAGCTTCCAAATTTTAAATACCCTAGGATTTCAATCCCATATACTTAAGTATTctaatttccaaaaaaatgtcCCTATGAAATGTTGCTGAGTATGATCACATGATGATATCCACATGGAAATAATTTTTAATAGTTTCCATCAAAACTCAATCGAAAAATTATCAGCAATAAAAGTGTTAAGTGGAAACACATCAATCAATACAGTTCCTTTAAGCATGCTCCTGGAAATGGTTCATGAACTTTTGCAATCACTAAATACTTTACCTGTTCAATCTTAaataaaggagtaagttcggtaagtgccatatttggccccaattataaagttcatggttacaagacaataattgttttaagttgccttaaagacatgttagaaagttaaacagagctgtttttgtcaaagtttaattctaacacgttgatttttacatcccaaaaaggtcaagataagggattttggtgaaatttgacaaaatcagctggatttcaaccaaataaaggaccaggataCATAGAGCGCAGGcttcgacaagcttaatattcaaataagacatgctaaatgtcttcacaaacattgttttaaaagatctttgttgtcgacgtatgcgctctatgtttcctgtcaaataatctttggaaatttaccaattttcattgattttttcgtgaaaaatcaatataagTACAACTTATGACGTCATactgaaacgcagaaacgtaaaattttcaacagaatggcttatatcctatctagtcaatatattagctataatttatcgtgatattggtcaataaattgAAATTCAACtgaaaaagggggccattttaggaccttatcgaacatactcctttctagatttattcattatttttaccAAAATCAGTGTAGAAAAGTACACATGCAAACAGGTAACCAGCTGTAAAACCAGGAACCAGGACAGACAGGACTGGTACTCCAATGCACCACCATAGCATTAACCACAGGACACCAGCTACTGTTGCCAATATACATGACAGAACAAGTATAACTGAAAagaattttatgtatatattgtatTAATATAAATCTTTTATAATCAGTTATTTTATACCAAAAAAAGTTGTCAATAGTTTGAAAATACATCTGAGCATTGTATTATTTCAATTGTGTAATCAAGCATCTTgtaaaatttcagaaaagtttaTGGTATTTATAATTAGAGGTTTAATCTTACCTCTCACATTGCAAAAATGCAATGGTAACACTTTGTTAATCCTTAATtcacaaaattattgaaaaaaatatcaaaatgatacaCTTTGTTAACTTTAGTGCAAACATGTGATTTGTGATGTCAATTTGGCATAATCAATATGACATAGTCAACAAATTTGAACAATAAacaataattcaaatatatttatatgtgatGTCAATTATTGCTGGCAAATAACAATAAAGGGTATGCAtccatacatatacatgtattgttgttAAGTGCTGTTCAATAAAAACATACTTGGGACCCATGGAAGGCACTTTAAAATCTTTACTATGGGTGGCTGTCATCTATGTTGCATAGCTAAAATATAAGTGAAATTTTAATTTGCCTCTATTGGTTGTGGCTGCATCTTTAAAGTGCCTTTCCTGGGTACAATGTATGATTTTAATGGAACAAccgtaaattataaaattttaccaGTGAATGACTGTAATGTGGAGATATTCAGCACTAGGTAGAAGATGACACAAAATCCACAGAAGGCCATTAGAAAATGtcctaaaatagaaaataataactgATGACAAACATTCAAGATTATGGATTAGTATTATAAGATATCAGAGGGGTAGCATGGGGGCTCAGTTTTCATTATGGGACTTCATATATGATAAAACTTTtacaagaaaattataaaatctgATAAATTTGTCATAGTACGTTACCAATTGTTTTTAGTAAGTCattgaaaaatataatcaatCTCAGCAAAGGCGCTATAAACTAAAGATGCAACTTCAGATAGGATTCTGTCTATTTAATCTTTTAAAACCCAAACTGTATGTTTTAACCTTTTAATTCTAATGAAAATTATATTAGATCATTGAAAGTCAAACTTCAGGTGATGATTAACAATTCAATATGAAGTGACCATTGTATATCCTCATAATTAttatacatacaaaaataatttcatttaggGCTAGCTACATGtatttcttatttctttataACTGATTGTACACTTCTAAACTTGTACATTAATTTTGTAGCTGTTTTTTATGTAACCTTTTTCTTTAAGCGACATGTTCATGGTACAATAAACACCTTTTGTGACCATTCAGCTGTTTAACACACAATCTCTGGTTGAAAAGGGTTATCACTTCTGATTACACATGTGCAACGATTAAAATGTGTACTTTGTAATTGCCATCAAtctagaacatttttttttagaaaaaataaaatccatGAATTTTAATTATGGAAGAATTTCAATTTGAGGATCAGAAAGTGGTTAAATTTAGAGTTATGATTGAGTATATATCTAAAATTACCTGTTTGGAAATATCTGTGTCCCAAAACACATAGAAACAACCCAAGTACTCCAGCTACACTAATCAATACTTTACTGGTTgtggctgaaaaagaaaaaataatcataataaaaataaatgtggaaTGTTTCCATAGCCTATCAGCTGTCATTATGCATGTTATGTGATAATTgtaagtatttgatttttttcagtgaaaAAGCACTAAAGTGCCCTTTTTTAAGAACATGCCCCTCTATTTTtaaatcctagctggaacactgataGGGACACAGTACAGATAATGCCCCGGCTAACATATAAAGttattaagggacataactcaagaactgtaaaagtaacACTACAAAATTTGCACTTAAgagttttgtagtaataagcattatatatacatttcataatatttagttgagacaaactcaTTAAGTTAGAAAACGTATACAAAAAATTAatcatttttccatttgtaaagggacataactataGAAttgtaaaagtgacgccaccaaaattcaaacttgaactgtgttttgtggttataggcattgtgtataaatctcataacatttggttgaggcaaactaaagttagagattggaaaccaattttgggacataGGTACGGACAGACAGAtgtacctatatgtaaagacgaAACATTATGCCCCATCTACTACGGCTTGGGCATAAAAATCATCATATGCTGTCTTATTGAAACCTTTCATCCTTGTTTGTATTTCGTAATGTGACAGGAATGAGAAAGAAACCATACATGGCcagagtcaggagcctgttgtttaTTTAGTGGTTGTCATTTCTTGATGTGCatgatgtggttcataattgtgtcctgtttctcgttttttatatagattatactattggttttcctgtttgaaattacacattgtgacttggatggagagttgtctcattggcatgcaTGTGCACtgataccacattttcttatttctattttctGTCATTCAAGAATTTACATTATACTTACTTGCATAGTGACACTGTTCATCTTGTTTATTAAGATCACATGAATATGTTGTCATGGGAACATAAGAAGCTATCTGGTTTCCATGTGTTACAATGACATTGTAAATGGTTCCCTGACCTGTGTAAGATGGCAATTTAAAGAGCGGCTTTTTGGATGATGagtattttatttctttcagctgtaaacaaaaaatgaaatgagtctgttaatttatatttaaatgaagtagagaattaaaaatttaatagtaaaaaaaaatttaactaccatttgattttaacgAGGGGCTTAAGCATAATTAAGGATGATTAAAAAGACAGGACAGACATGACagagattaaaataaaataaaaatgcaggacacaatttttcaaatttcaatatgcaagtttaaattattgcgatttatAGAACCCTGTCACAGTTTTTGCAATATTaaaaacattgttttaattttcaaattaatgcCCCCAAAAAAGGGGGATAACTCACTTAAAACTGTATTCTAATGTTTGATTTCTTTGCCAGATTtattttgattgatatttaacttttttcttcAATTCACAGTGGTGGTGGAGTGATTTAAGTTTGCAAATAATTCCTGTCAAACCCATGCCACTCACCTGGGGACTTCTAAAACTTGCAGTGAGATgagagtttttttttctgtggtaaaagcctcactgtgactttgagatgaagtaCAGCAATTAAAGTGCTCTCTGTCTAAAACAAACCTTTGTTCCATGTTTCATAACATAGTTATGAGTTAACATCTTTTTCATGCCATTAAAAAAAGCTTCTTCTGTCCAATCACTGTCACCAATGTAATAAACATACAGCTGATAAGATAATAGTTTTAAAACTGGTGATTGTTCACAACTTGAATCCTTGGTTGAATTTTTAGCCCACTGAAACATGACATCACTTATTTCATTTCTAAAAGCCATGTGAATATTTGGGTCGTTTTCCATGTTGAACTCTAAATTACATCCTCCTGGCACAGGAGTTgaagctaaaaatagaaaaaaattgaaacatccaattatacatatataaaatctttcatactttataaaaatgtatataactttTTTACCATCTTGAGTGTTTAGGGAAATTTTACTATGAATTGAGGGAGGAATAATTTAAGTTATAGATGATATtggttgattttaatttttggtgtttaacgccacttatAACATGTTTTAGCACCACATTTAGGCTAATTTGTGGCcaccagtttttattggtggaggaagccgttGTGCCAGGACGAAACCATGACATTAATAGGAAAACtgaaaatcctagtcaattaagattggattaCAGTTGTAACTACTTATTTAGACCACTCAGCTACCGAAGCCCCTATAGATGATATTGGATAAACTATAGCCATCCATGTAAAAACACTACAAGTAAATAATAATTAACCTGTTGAAAGAAATTTAAGCTAACTTTTGAGTccttttgatgttatatttctaCACATAATTTATGCATTTCTGACTTAGGTtggagcattcctgatgaagatTAATCCAGAGAAGTGCTGTGGATgcataaaatcatgaaaattaataatttcatTTACAAAGTGTTTATCATACATTGTCATATAGCCATTAACATTGCTTACATGTCagctgttaataaaaaaaaaaaaaaaactaaaaaaaaacaaaacaaaaaggcaACATTTTATTTCCTTAATAGCATTGCTAATGcttgaaactattttttttatgccATCTACAACAACAAGAACTTGATTTTTCCCAATAAACTTATACACATGAATGTTTTTAGGACCTAATTAATTGCGAGTTGTTTAAAAGATGTTCTGTAGATAATTTGAAcctgttttcattttttagaatAAGGGTGTGAAATATGACTCCCTTGCttaaaacatatgtatatatatatgtacattatatataattcatctaaatatatatagtttttacatgatatacatgatatatatgaaaaatacttGCCATCAACTGCAATACTGATGAAAACCAGGACATTTATTGTAACATTTAGGCGTGATGTCAAATAAACGTTTACAAATGTTTGTCCGTTTATAACCACCAATATTCCAATACTACTTCCTGTCTCTGAGGTTTCCATGGTGATATTTGTATGTAATGATAGAGTGACTTCTTTATACTGAGTGTGAGCTTGGAAAACAGCATAATTGGCATTTTCACTAACTTGTGACAGTGATAAAACTGTCTGCTTGTTAGGTTCCAGGTTAACAATATCTGGCACCCATGGTTGCAGTGctgaaaaaaaatactaatgatACATATGTACACAACAGGTGGTTctagagatttaaaaaaaaacaccataatcACAATGAATCATGATGAAGATTATTTGTGATTTTTTACACTTTCTGTATTAAATAGTCCTGAATCCACAGAGTATGCCAAAACATATCTGACACTTAAGATCTAGCCACTCcttcttccattttttttttatagaagaccCAAAAACCTACTTACCATGCTTACTGTTTCAAGCtatcagaaataaataaaaaaaaataaacttcattattttttttaatcatgttaactAGTGCAAcattttttcttatataaattttattttaaatataatttttctttatatcaactatcatgactattgtcATGATCGATTGTTATACatttaaacaacataaaaaaacttcGGATAAGTGATAACATGCCAAAATGTATATAAGTCTTTATTCTAAATATCTACATGTATTAGCATtatcatataatttaattttggatgtaacgcgtcttctgattggctgacgttattttgttatcagcccatagacataatttagtcatgtgactgtgacgtcatcaacgttttttcatggttttctacggtttaaatggaatttaaaattaaattataagaaatgactgtaatatttttttctgtctattcgaaataacataaaaaatttggtgcacactgttaaataacccgctacgcgcgttattcagtgtgcaccaaattttttatgttatttctttatagacagaaaaatataacagtcattccttaaatgaatataaaaaagacaacacAGATTGAAACAAAGAAAGTCAtttaatgttttttattattattacaccAAATAGAGCTACTTTTACAAATAACTCCGTTCAGCCAATAAAATTCTGAGAAAAATGTGTACTTCTTCTAATATTGTCTTTTTCTACAATTAATTGATCTAAATCACTGATCATGCTGATGGGAAGATTAGAAAAATTGTGTGCGTTcataataattcaaataaaaaaaacttgatatatGTAGCATGTGTAGATCACTTTTGGATTTACTTGAGGCTCACGGGTACAAaattttcagcaaaaaattaaacatttgttttttcattacaaattttatttattacactattagttataatTAATGaaatggtacaaaaatcaaccaataaaATCGATTCTGTTTGCcccaagatgacttttaaaatgtttatatcattgaaaaagctccaaattatctgccTTTGCATGCTTTGGtccaaaaatgccatttttggcattaaaattgaaatatcttttttatcaCATCGatggcctatattttttattattgttttcaaataagctgtacatgaactaaataattgtaaaatttaattttatttctgtaattaggttatttctttatttcgatattacctagagctatttctcctattagttcaaaagaaaaaagtacctttacaaaaatgtatgcttctttcgaaggcagattgtgagcataaatgaacggtgaccccaattttttattttatttttcttttaagtataagataaagttcatttatagaaaaatatagcgaaatcctatatattagaaaaaaaatgatttagacccgcgagtcCCCTTTAGAACGacaatatttatataatgttcAATGACAAGCATGTGAAATGTAAATTTACTTTGCTGCTGGGAGGGGAGCTCAAGCATTTTTATATTGTTCTGACATGTCACCATGACATACATGATGTTCATATAAAAGCCACTATTTTTCTAACTCATCTATGGGTCATTTTGAAAAAATTATGTGACACGAAACAATTGACAATGATTAAGCTGAAGATGAATGGTTTAATCAAAGGATGACTTTCATTTCCATaatcttatgaaaaaaaaattgtatatattgcAACTCTTATTGACATTATACCAATGCAAGCAAACCAAGCAAGATTTTTTATACCAGTAACATGTCAAACCTGCTGAAGATGTTGCCAGAATATTTTCTTTACAGCAACTTAAAAGGCATTTTTTATCCTACATGTGTATAAATGATGATAATAGAGACCCCCCACCCCCccttaaaaaattatataattgaatGATTACGTGCTgtaagcctttttttttttttaaatatgattttaaaaaaaagatttatttgaaaaataatgtagCCAAATTTCATAACTACTAAACCACCATACATGTGATGGACTGTGAAACTCAGATCAGGAGAttaatttggaaattttggtcaggAGATTAGGAGTCTAGGACTCTGATCAGGAGATTTTCATTGACATAAATTTTGTGGTAAATGTAACCATTCGGTGTAGAAATTGccttttaaagttgtttttttcatcaaatttccatcaaaatgatatacatgatataagtttATAGTACCCTTCATGCCCTTGTTGCCTTTCTATTTGAATGATATAtcacattattaaaaaaatatattgagaagataaaattgagaaaggaaatggtgaatatgtcaaagcgacaaccacccgaccatagagcaaacaacagccgaaggcaaccaatgggtcttcaatgtagcgagaattcccgcacccgtaggtg from Mytilus edulis chromosome 7, xbMytEdul2.2, whole genome shotgun sequence encodes the following:
- the LOC139481710 gene encoding transmembrane 7 superfamily member 3-like, with translation MLKHSPFLIVLIFLTVINTSFALQPWVPDIVNLEPNKQTVLSLSQVSENANYAVFQAHTQYKEVTLSLHTNITMETSETGSSIGILVVINGQTFVNVYLTSRLNVTINVLVFISIAVDASTPVPGGCNLEFNMENDPNIHMAFRNEISDVMFQWAKNSTKDSSCEQSPVLKLLSYQLYVYYIGDSDWTEEAFFNGMKKMLTHNYVMKHGTKLKEIKYSSSKKPLFKLPSYTGQGTIYNVIVTHGNQIASYVPMTTYSCDLNKQDEQCHYATTTSKVLISVAGVLGLFLCVLGHRYFQTGHFLMAFCGFCVIFYLVLNISTLQSFTVILVLSCILATVAGVLWLMLWWCIGVPVLSVLVPGFTAGYLFACVLFYTDFGNLLYWTTRYNYGMSFTVGVLILPVLILYWTRVLNILCCAFIGSFLITLTIDVWIEAGLKFIIVNTFRHAYIDGYLDVIVTGPFEIKDIILSCVWTVLFVTGSGLQFYRERGKPEFPSCPRKLRRLRRPQAPNNSDQDHIDSDERSPLLRNVAEPYYSTRDRDQSEPT